The Rhodocytophaga rosea genome has a segment encoding these proteins:
- a CDS encoding 1-deoxy-D-xylulose-5-phosphate reductoisomerase, with amino-acid sequence MTGNKKRHIAILGSTGSIGTQALEVIATNREQFEVEVLTAQNNADLLIEQSIVFQPNTVVICNDKLYDKVFAALDPHGIKVYSGIQSLNSVVQMESIDIVLTALVGYAGLQPTIKAIQAGKPIALANKETLVVAGELITSLAARYGVNIYPVDSEHSAIFQCLVGEFHNLIEKIILTASGGPFRGKNKEFLKTVTKAQALKHPNWAMGAKITIDSATLMNKGLEVIEAKWLFNVRAEQIEVVVHPQSIIHSMVQFEDGSIKAQMGLPDMRIPIQFALSYPQRLKSDFPRFDFSKYPSLTFEKPDTETFVNLALAFKALEQGGNVPCIINAANEVAVAAFLQDQIGFLEISDVIASCMAKIPYLANPQYEDYVNTDVETRKIAAAMTDLKTVK; translated from the coding sequence ATGACAGGCAATAAAAAAAGACATATAGCCATTTTGGGTTCAACAGGCTCCATTGGTACACAAGCCCTGGAAGTGATTGCAACCAACCGGGAACAGTTTGAAGTTGAAGTATTAACGGCTCAAAACAACGCTGACCTGCTGATTGAACAAAGTATTGTTTTCCAACCTAATACGGTGGTGATTTGCAATGACAAGCTATACGATAAAGTTTTTGCAGCTTTAGATCCACATGGCATAAAAGTATACAGCGGCATACAATCTCTGAATTCGGTGGTTCAGATGGAGAGCATAGATATAGTGCTGACTGCCCTGGTGGGATATGCCGGTTTACAACCAACTATTAAAGCCATACAAGCTGGGAAACCAATCGCTTTAGCCAATAAAGAAACACTTGTAGTTGCCGGAGAACTCATCACCAGTTTAGCTGCCAGATATGGTGTAAATATTTATCCGGTAGATTCCGAACATTCCGCTATTTTCCAGTGCCTGGTAGGGGAGTTTCATAATCTCATAGAAAAAATCATTCTCACTGCATCTGGCGGACCTTTCCGGGGAAAAAACAAGGAGTTTTTAAAAACAGTAACCAAAGCGCAGGCATTAAAACACCCGAACTGGGCCATGGGTGCGAAAATCACTATAGATTCAGCTACATTGATGAACAAAGGGCTGGAAGTGATCGAAGCCAAGTGGTTATTCAATGTAAGGGCAGAGCAGATCGAGGTAGTCGTACATCCTCAATCCATTATTCATTCGATGGTGCAGTTTGAAGATGGCTCGATTAAGGCACAAATGGGATTGCCAGATATGCGCATTCCCATTCAATTTGCATTAAGTTATCCGCAGCGGTTGAAGTCTGATTTCCCCAGATTTGATTTCAGTAAATACCCCTCTCTCACTTTTGAAAAGCCCGACACTGAAACATTCGTAAATCTGGCACTGGCTTTTAAAGCGCTGGAACAAGGTGGAAATGTGCCATGTATTATCAATGCGGCCAATGAAGTAGCGGTGGCAGCATTTTTGCAAGACCAGATAGGTTTCCTGGAAATTTCAGATGTGATTGCCAGTTGTATGGCAAAAATCCCGTATCTTGCTAATCCACAGTACGAAGATTATGTGAATACAGATGTGGAAACCCGGAAAATAGCGGCAGCTATGACAGACCTTAAAACAGTGAAGTAA
- a CDS encoding GH3 auxin-responsive promoter family protein, protein MGIRAILSKPFASIVVGAQQKWAANPVETQQRVFNQLMAEARHTVFGKDHHFDSIRSYGDFQKQVPIRDYEQISPYIKKIIEGKPDVLWKGKPIYFAKTSGTTSGVKYIPITKESIPNHINSARNALLNYVHETGKSAFLDKKLIFLSGSPVLDEKGGVPTGRLSGIANHHVPGYLRTNQKPSYETNCIEDWEIKLEKIIDETINADMSLISGIPPWVQMYFDRLKARTGKPVKDIFPNFELFVYGGVNFEPYRAKIYESIGKKIDSIELFPASEGFFAFQDKQQAEGLLLLLDSGIFYEFIPAEEYFNENPTRLTIGEVELGKNYALVISSNAGLWAYSIGDTVKFVSKNPYRLIVSGRIKHFISAFGEHVIGEEVEKAMQHTMKRHPEVELVEFTVAPQVTPELGLPHHEWLVEFARMPDNMPVFEKDLNAHLQQLNSYYDDLIVGNILKNLKITPLQKDAFRSYMKSKGKLGGQNKVPRLSNDRVIADELQQYKLGNL, encoded by the coding sequence ATGGGAATCAGAGCAATACTCAGCAAGCCTTTTGCATCGATAGTGGTAGGAGCGCAGCAGAAATGGGCAGCCAATCCAGTAGAAACTCAACAACGTGTGTTTAATCAGTTGATGGCAGAAGCCAGACATACCGTTTTTGGAAAAGATCATCACTTTGACAGCATTCGTTCTTATGGGGATTTTCAAAAGCAAGTTCCTATCCGGGATTACGAACAGATTTCGCCCTACATTAAGAAAATTATTGAGGGCAAACCAGATGTATTGTGGAAAGGTAAACCTATTTATTTTGCGAAAACCTCCGGAACCACTTCCGGTGTGAAATACATCCCCATCACCAAAGAATCTATTCCTAACCACATCAATTCTGCCCGTAATGCGCTGTTAAACTATGTGCATGAAACCGGTAAATCTGCCTTTCTGGACAAGAAACTTATTTTCCTATCCGGCAGTCCGGTACTGGATGAAAAAGGTGGTGTTCCTACCGGCCGTTTATCTGGCATTGCCAATCATCATGTGCCCGGATACCTACGAACCAACCAGAAACCGAGTTACGAAACCAATTGTATTGAAGACTGGGAGATAAAGCTGGAGAAAATCATTGATGAAACGATTAATGCCGATATGTCACTCATCTCCGGAATTCCTCCCTGGGTGCAGATGTATTTTGACCGTCTGAAAGCCAGAACCGGAAAACCTGTGAAAGACATATTTCCCAATTTCGAGCTATTTGTATATGGAGGTGTAAACTTTGAGCCGTACCGGGCAAAAATTTATGAATCCATTGGCAAAAAAATTGATTCGATAGAGTTGTTTCCGGCATCGGAAGGATTTTTTGCTTTTCAGGATAAACAGCAGGCAGAAGGCTTATTACTTTTATTGGATAGTGGCATTTTTTATGAATTTATTCCGGCCGAAGAATATTTCAATGAGAACCCTACCAGGCTTACCATTGGTGAAGTTGAATTAGGTAAAAATTATGCCTTAGTCATTAGCAGCAACGCCGGTTTATGGGCTTATTCCATTGGCGATACGGTTAAATTTGTGTCTAAAAATCCATACAGATTAATTGTTTCCGGCCGGATCAAGCATTTTATCTCAGCCTTTGGTGAGCATGTAATAGGGGAGGAGGTAGAAAAAGCAATGCAACATACCATGAAACGGCATCCGGAAGTAGAACTGGTTGAGTTTACGGTAGCGCCGCAAGTAACACCTGAATTAGGTTTACCTCACCACGAGTGGCTGGTTGAATTTGCCAGAATGCCTGATAATATGCCTGTGTTTGAAAAAGACCTCAATGCACACTTACAGCAACTCAATTCATATTATGACGATCTGATTGTAGGAAATATTTTAAAAAATCTTAAAATTACACCATTGCAAAAAGATGCCTTTCGTTCATATATGAAATCTAAAGGCAAGCTGGGAGGCCAGAATAAAGTGCCCCGTTTGTCTAACGACAGGGTAATTGCAGATGAATTGCAGCAGTATAAGCTAGGTAATCTATAA
- the rseP gene encoding RIP metalloprotease RseP, with protein sequence MEALIMAGQLILGLSILVGLHEFGHLIAAKAFGMRVEQYSIGFPPKLFGFKYGETEYSLGAVPLGGFVKISGMVDESLDTDKLSEEPKPWEFRSKPAWQRLIVMMGGIIVNVITGIIIFIAIVYIDGEKYLPASEAKYGIVAYDLAKQIGLQNGDKIVKVNGKEFTDFDEVTSSKVFLASNSYYTVERNGKLIDIPIPNDFIEKLSDKKSAGPFLEANGPFEVARVAKDQPAEKAGLKAGDRIIQVNQTPVNYFSDLLQVLGDNKSKPVTLKVLRDSKELELKATLTPEGKLGFQHSPLLKFATIDYTLGQAAVKGTDKAFGVVFDNIKAFGKIFRGEVSATKSLSGPIGIAQFFGGTWVWERFWYIVGLLSMILAFMNFLPIPALDGGHVMFLMYEIVSGRSPSDKFLEVAQKVGMVILLSLMVFAIANDTFKIFTQ encoded by the coding sequence ATGGAAGCATTAATTATGGCAGGCCAGCTGATACTGGGTCTGTCAATTCTGGTAGGACTACATGAATTTGGCCACCTCATCGCTGCTAAAGCATTTGGCATGCGTGTAGAACAATATTCAATTGGATTTCCACCTAAACTTTTTGGGTTTAAATATGGTGAAACGGAGTATTCGCTGGGAGCGGTACCTTTAGGGGGGTTTGTAAAAATATCAGGTATGGTAGATGAATCTCTCGATACAGACAAGCTGTCAGAAGAACCTAAACCCTGGGAATTCCGCTCTAAACCAGCCTGGCAACGCTTAATTGTGATGATGGGAGGAATTATTGTGAATGTGATCACTGGTATTATTATTTTTATTGCCATTGTATATATTGATGGTGAAAAATACCTGCCAGCCAGCGAAGCTAAATATGGCATTGTTGCTTATGATCTGGCCAAACAAATAGGTTTGCAGAATGGCGATAAAATCGTAAAGGTAAATGGGAAGGAGTTTACAGATTTTGATGAGGTTACGAGTTCAAAAGTATTTTTAGCTTCTAATAGTTATTATACTGTTGAGCGGAATGGAAAACTGATTGACATTCCTATCCCTAATGATTTTATAGAAAAACTGTCAGACAAAAAGAGTGCTGGTCCTTTTCTGGAGGCAAATGGGCCGTTCGAGGTAGCGAGAGTAGCTAAAGATCAGCCTGCCGAAAAAGCAGGACTGAAGGCTGGAGACAGAATTATCCAAGTGAATCAAACCCCTGTTAATTATTTCAGTGATTTGCTGCAAGTGCTTGGAGATAATAAGAGTAAGCCAGTTACTTTAAAGGTTCTTCGGGATAGCAAGGAATTAGAGTTAAAAGCGACTTTAACACCTGAGGGTAAGCTCGGTTTCCAGCACAGTCCCTTATTAAAATTTGCAACCATCGACTACACATTAGGTCAGGCCGCAGTAAAAGGTACTGATAAAGCTTTTGGTGTAGTTTTCGACAATATTAAAGCATTTGGTAAAATATTCCGGGGAGAAGTTTCTGCAACCAAATCTTTGAGCGGCCCTATTGGTATTGCACAATTCTTTGGTGGTACCTGGGTATGGGAGCGGTTCTGGTATATTGTAGGTCTACTTTCTATGATACTGGCATTTATGAATTTTCTGCCTATTCCAGCTCTCGATGGAGGCCATGTGATGTTTCTCATGTACGAGATTGTATCTGGTAGGAGTCCTTCAGATAAATTCCTGGAAGTAGCTCAAAAAGTAGGTATGGTTATACTGCTCAGTCTGATGGTGTTTGCTATTGCCAATGATACTTTTAAGATATTTACCCAGTGA
- the rsmA gene encoding 16S rRNA (adenine(1518)-N(6)/adenine(1519)-N(6))-dimethyltransferase RsmA produces MMKVKPKKHLGQHFLTDKQIAADIVGLLSGHQKYTRVLEIGPGMGVLTDFLIQNTSYETHLIDIDTESVAYLKKNYPLLQKRIISGDFLNLNLNTLFEEPFAIIGNFPYNISSQILFHILDYKDKVPEVVCMLQKEVAERIASPPGNRDYGILSVLLQAYYTITYQFTVPEHVFDPPPKVKSGVIRLQRNAVEKLDCDEKVFKRLIKQGFNNRRKTLRNALKPLALPEAVVQHPLMDKRAEQLGVADFVLLAQLSENK; encoded by the coding sequence ATGATGAAAGTAAAACCCAAGAAACATTTAGGCCAGCACTTTCTGACTGACAAGCAAATAGCGGCTGATATTGTGGGCTTGCTTTCCGGGCACCAGAAATATACACGGGTACTAGAAATTGGCCCGGGAATGGGTGTGCTTACTGATTTTCTGATACAGAATACCAGCTATGAAACTCACTTAATAGACATAGATACAGAATCTGTTGCCTATTTGAAAAAAAACTATCCGCTATTGCAAAAGCGCATTATCTCCGGGGATTTTCTGAACCTGAACCTGAATACACTTTTTGAAGAGCCATTTGCCATCATCGGTAACTTCCCTTACAATATTTCTTCGCAGATATTATTTCATATTCTGGATTATAAAGACAAAGTGCCGGAAGTGGTTTGTATGTTGCAAAAGGAAGTGGCTGAACGCATCGCTTCTCCTCCGGGAAACCGGGATTATGGAATCTTGAGTGTTTTATTGCAGGCTTACTATACGATCACCTATCAGTTTACCGTACCAGAACATGTATTTGATCCACCGCCGAAAGTAAAATCGGGAGTAATCCGCCTGCAACGGAATGCAGTAGAAAAGCTGGATTGTGATGAAAAGGTATTCAAAAGACTTATTAAACAAGGATTTAATAACCGGCGAAAAACATTACGCAATGCCTTAAAACCCCTGGCTTTGCCAGAAGCGGTTGTTCAGCATCCGTTGATGGATAAACGGGCAGAACAATTGGGGGTAGCAGATTTTGTACTATTGGCGCAACTGAGTGAAAACAAGTAA